The Panicum virgatum strain AP13 chromosome 5K, P.virgatum_v5, whole genome shotgun sequence genome has a window encoding:
- the LOC120706736 gene encoding malignant T-cell-amplified sequence 1 homolog — MFKKFSSEDISGQNQVKASVQRRIRQSIADEYPSLEPLLDDLLPKKSPMIVVKCQNHLNLVVVNNVPLFFNIRDGPYMPTLRLLHQYPDIMKKFQVDRGAIKFVLSGANIMCPGLTSPGGVLDDEVEEETPVAIMAEGKQHALAIGFTKMSAKDIRTINKGIGVDNMHYLNDGLWKMEKLE, encoded by the exons ATGTTCAAGAA GTTCTCTTCGGAAGATATATCTGGGCAGAATCAAGTTAAGGCCTCTGTACAGCGAAGGATTCGGCAAAGTATTGCTGATGAG TACCCTAGCCTTGAACCTTTGCTAGATGACTTACTCCCCAAGAAGTCACCTATGATTGTTGTTAAATG CCaaaaccatctgaatcttgtgGTGGTGAATAATGTTCCACTGTTTTTCAACATCCGGGATGGTCCTTATATGCCAACCTTGCGTCTTCTTCATCAAT ATCCTGATATCATGAAAAAGTTCCAAGTGGACAGAGGTGCTATCAAATTTGTGCTCTCTGGCGCAAACATAATGTGTCCTGGATTGACATCACCAGGTGGTGTCTTGGATGATGAAGTCGAGGAGGAAACACCAGTG GCTATAATGGCGGAAGGAAAACAACATGCACTGGCAATTGGGTTTACAAAGATGTCAGCGAAGGACAT AAGGACCATCAACAAAGGGATTGGAGTTGACAATATGCACTATCTAAATGATGGCCTATGGAAG ATGGAGAAGCTGGAATGA